A stretch of the Candidatus Baltobacteraceae bacterium genome encodes the following:
- a CDS encoding helix-hairpin-helix domain-containing protein, with product MTRILLIGAGIVFAAIAIWHRPPHGGALALAQSTSPRAPAAAMRRHGAATRGGPLVVYVVGAVAHPGLYALADGARAAEAVRRAGGLLPAADPMAINLAERLSDGEELAVVRLGEIVPARARAPSRTRQRRSRSVTHTAPAAPIELNAADAASLERLPGIGPTLAARIVAYRELNGPFGSLDELADVAGMTDRRIEQVSPFLLVH from the coding sequence ATGACACGCATACTTCTCATCGGCGCCGGTATCGTATTTGCCGCGATCGCGATCTGGCATCGACCGCCGCACGGCGGCGCGCTCGCCTTAGCGCAAAGCACGAGCCCTCGGGCGCCGGCCGCCGCGATGCGTCGGCACGGTGCGGCGACTCGGGGCGGGCCTCTGGTGGTCTACGTGGTGGGGGCGGTCGCGCATCCGGGCCTCTACGCGCTTGCCGATGGGGCCCGCGCCGCGGAGGCCGTCCGGCGCGCGGGCGGGTTGTTACCCGCGGCCGACCCCATGGCCATCAATCTCGCGGAACGCCTCAGCGACGGCGAAGAGCTAGCGGTTGTGCGTCTCGGCGAGATCGTACCGGCTCGCGCGCGCGCACCTTCTCGCACGCGCCAACGCCGCTCGCGTTCCGTCACCCACACCGCGCCGGCGGCGCCGATCGAATTGAACGCGGCCGACGCCGCGAGCCTGGAGCGGTTGCCGGGCATCGGTCCGACGCTGGCGGCGCGCATCGTCGCCTACCGCGAGTTGAACGGACCCTTCGGTTCGCTCGACGAGCTTGCCGACGTGGCCGGCATGACCGACCGGCGCATCGAACAGGTCTCCCCTTTTCTTCTCGTGCATTGA
- a CDS encoding long-chain fatty acid--CoA ligase has protein sequence MQSEQRPDRATLPAIIRHALAQSRSDVLVERGGEAWAGISSERLLERVENLACAIRDAGLAAGDRVALVSVNRIDWIVADFAALFAGCVVVPIFPTQALDHVRFILEDSDAKLLFVDTPEAVARLRTLAMVLPPIVIFDPGTDESLAQFETRGAAARARLPGAPAIFEAQLTPDDLAILIYTSGTTGVPKGVMLSHDNLAFTAQSSFGYAFESIERNAAVLSVLPFSHIYEHCIIYGYMIAGVRHHISHSADELLADLRHVRPYAMTAVPRIFERMLAGIMGKALAAGGARARLVPWAIAAGRDYMTAKTRGVRPGAALALRYLLARALVLKKIRPLLGLDRLAFFVSGSAPLHVDTAMTFLGFGVTVLEGYGPTECSPVVTVNRLESNRFGTVGRPIPGVQIKLAADGEILVRGANVMRGYYKDASATAAVMEDGWYRTGDVGEIDADGFLKITDRKKELFKTSGGKFVAPARVESAIKRSVSIAQVLLVGDGRPHPAALIAPDWPLVRAELGLDAALPVDELAKRPDVVAFLTNEVRKATADLATFEQVRRIVVLPHELTVEAGELSPTLKVKRRVVEERYKAEIERAYAASVPRNEGA, from the coding sequence ATGCAAAGCGAGCAACGGCCCGACCGCGCGACGCTGCCCGCGATCATTCGGCATGCGCTCGCCCAGAGTCGCAGCGACGTTCTCGTCGAGCGCGGCGGCGAAGCGTGGGCGGGGATTTCGAGCGAGCGGCTTCTCGAACGCGTAGAGAACCTCGCTTGCGCCATTCGCGACGCCGGTTTAGCGGCCGGCGATCGGGTCGCGCTCGTCTCGGTCAATCGAATCGACTGGATCGTCGCGGATTTCGCGGCGCTCTTTGCGGGCTGCGTCGTCGTTCCGATCTTTCCGACGCAGGCGCTCGATCACGTACGGTTTATTCTGGAGGACTCCGACGCCAAGCTGCTCTTCGTCGACACGCCGGAGGCGGTCGCGCGCCTGCGTACGCTCGCGATGGTGCTGCCGCCGATAGTGATTTTCGATCCGGGCACCGATGAATCGCTCGCGCAGTTCGAAACCCGCGGCGCGGCGGCCCGCGCGCGACTGCCCGGCGCGCCCGCGATTTTCGAAGCGCAGCTTACGCCCGACGATCTGGCGATCTTGATCTACACCTCGGGAACCACGGGAGTTCCCAAAGGCGTGATGCTCTCCCACGACAACCTCGCGTTTACCGCGCAATCGTCGTTCGGTTACGCGTTCGAGTCGATCGAACGCAACGCCGCCGTACTCTCGGTGCTCCCGTTTTCGCACATCTACGAGCATTGCATCATCTACGGGTACATGATTGCGGGCGTGCGCCACCACATCTCGCACTCCGCCGACGAGTTGCTCGCCGACTTACGCCACGTGCGTCCCTACGCGATGACCGCCGTTCCCCGCATCTTCGAACGCATGCTCGCGGGCATCATGGGCAAGGCACTCGCGGCCGGCGGCGCGCGGGCGCGGCTCGTGCCGTGGGCGATTGCAGCCGGACGCGACTACATGACCGCGAAAACGCGCGGGGTGCGCCCGGGCGCGGCGCTCGCGCTGCGATACCTCCTCGCGCGCGCGCTGGTGTTGAAAAAAATTCGGCCGCTGCTGGGTTTGGATCGGCTCGCGTTTTTCGTGAGCGGAAGCGCGCCGCTGCACGTCGATACGGCGATGACGTTCTTGGGGTTCGGCGTGACCGTTCTCGAAGGGTACGGACCGACGGAATGTTCGCCGGTGGTTACCGTGAATCGATTGGAGAGCAACCGTTTCGGAACCGTTGGCCGGCCGATCCCGGGCGTCCAGATAAAACTTGCCGCCGACGGCGAGATACTCGTTCGCGGCGCCAACGTGATGCGAGGGTATTATAAGGACGCTAGCGCGACCGCCGCCGTCATGGAAGACGGCTGGTACCGGACCGGTGACGTCGGAGAGATCGACGCCGATGGCTTCCTGAAGATTACCGACCGCAAAAAAGAACTCTTCAAGACATCCGGCGGCAAATTCGTCGCGCCCGCGCGCGTTGAGAGCGCGATCAAACGCTCCGTCTCTATCGCTCAGGTCTTGCTCGTGGGCGACGGACGCCCGCATCCCGCCGCCCTGATCGCTCCGGATTGGCCGCTCGTGCGAGCCGAACTCGGGCTCGACGCTGCGCTGCCGGTTGACGAACTGGCAAAACGCCCCGACGTCGTTGCATTTTTAACCAACGAGGTTCGCAAGGCGACCGCCGATTTGGCCACCTTCGAACAAGTTCGGCGCATCGTCGTGCTGCCGCACGAATTGACGGTCGAAGCCGGGGAGCTTTCCCCGACGCTAAAAGTCAAACGGCGCGTCGTCGAGGAACGCTACAAGGCCGAAATCGAACGCGCCTATGCCGCGTCCGTGCCCCGAAACGAGGGCGCATGA
- a CDS encoding PadR family transcriptional regulator yields the protein MSHRVDEVLKGPIKSKTVFPVLILHLVAVQPDHGYGLMQRIDALCGGLIAVNTNKIYPLLRRLEERGFLSATWDHPTKRSRRIYSITPEGQARLARIKDGMLPYLETIVTAVSALKYELYGSA from the coding sequence ATGAGCCATCGCGTAGACGAGGTCCTCAAGGGCCCGATCAAGAGCAAGACCGTCTTCCCGGTGCTGATCCTGCACCTGGTCGCCGTGCAGCCGGATCACGGTTACGGGCTCATGCAGCGCATCGACGCGCTCTGCGGCGGGTTGATCGCGGTAAACACGAACAAGATCTATCCGCTGTTGCGGCGCCTCGAAGAGCGAGGCTTTCTTTCTGCAACGTGGGATCATCCCACGAAGCGCTCGCGCCGAATCTATTCGATCACGCCGGAGGGGCAGGCTCGGCTCGCGCGGATCAAAGACGGCATGCTGCCGTATCTCGAGACGATCGTCACCGCCGTAAGCGCGCTCAAATACGAGCTCTATGGGAGCGCGTAA
- a CDS encoding M28 family peptidase produces the protein MKLVRFSAATMAALFAFTAAGSAAPAIRGFSGAKLAAELAGERIVDGSPSETQATRDEMGLASYVHRMGQPGDLRSAKYVQTQLAAAGWDAKLVEYVVPLAVPYEQVLTLLAPHRRAIDLYEPAVPGDPYSRDHKAIGIPYSGYSRDGDVTGRIIYANRATPADFKTLAALHVDVRGAIILARGGGGSLTGKAFESAKHGAKAVLVFSDPSSGGYWNGETYPRGPWRSPGAAMRNTMTFTNDPGDPTAIGIPVPGAPHKPFSAIKLPSIPEMPITANVARELLRVLGGPTGPVDWHPGFAFPLHLGGVARAHFVLKSKRWFGPMWDVIATMRGRDPKQLVVVGGHRDAWTYGAVDPISGTVDLLQLGRAFGKLKKTGWVPQRSIVIGSWDGEELNLFGSDEWVAQHEAELRAGCVAYMNTDEVAFGPRFGAYATPDLYGMLRDAATAVRAPDGRMLDAYWHDQDSKRAVEAIGGGSDHEPFVYHENLPGAGAGFGGPFGTYHSAYDDPSSLRLFDPGMHRAASIARYTSVVVMRLADATYPDLRLGDVAQTLADRIAIFAKATDAPARRATVAADLGAQSAAFVTAAKALDARADADLARGDAAAAAADYGSLRAAEGAFYDASTAKWQRSLLYDVSGYASTTLPTLETTLDASGGDAALRQLDDAFKAATQAASQGESHT, from the coding sequence ATGAAGCTCGTGCGTTTCTCCGCTGCCACCATGGCAGCGCTCTTTGCGTTTACCGCCGCCGGGTCGGCCGCACCGGCGATTCGCGGGTTCTCGGGCGCGAAGCTCGCGGCGGAACTCGCAGGCGAACGAATCGTTGACGGCTCTCCTTCGGAAACGCAGGCCACGCGCGACGAGATGGGACTCGCCTCATACGTGCACCGTATGGGACAGCCGGGCGATCTGCGCTCGGCCAAATACGTGCAAACGCAACTCGCCGCCGCGGGTTGGGACGCCAAACTCGTCGAGTACGTGGTTCCGCTGGCCGTTCCGTACGAGCAAGTTCTGACGCTGTTGGCGCCGCACCGGCGCGCGATCGATCTCTACGAGCCCGCAGTACCCGGCGATCCGTATTCGCGCGATCACAAAGCGATCGGTATACCGTACTCCGGATACAGCCGCGACGGCGACGTCACCGGCCGCATCATCTACGCGAATCGCGCGACGCCTGCGGACTTTAAAACGCTCGCCGCCTTGCATGTGGACGTACGCGGCGCGATAATTCTCGCGCGCGGCGGCGGCGGTTCGCTCACCGGCAAAGCCTTCGAATCGGCCAAACACGGCGCGAAGGCGGTGTTGGTTTTCAGCGATCCGAGCAGCGGCGGCTATTGGAACGGGGAGACATATCCGCGCGGGCCGTGGCGTTCGCCGGGCGCGGCGATGCGCAACACAATGACGTTCACCAACGATCCGGGCGATCCGACGGCGATCGGTATTCCGGTTCCGGGCGCGCCGCATAAACCGTTCTCGGCGATCAAACTGCCGTCGATCCCCGAGATGCCGATCACCGCCAACGTCGCGCGCGAACTCTTGCGCGTGCTCGGCGGTCCCACGGGTCCCGTTGACTGGCACCCCGGCTTCGCGTTTCCGCTGCACCTGGGCGGCGTCGCGCGCGCGCATTTCGTTTTGAAATCGAAGCGGTGGTTCGGTCCGATGTGGGATGTGATTGCGACGATGCGCGGCCGGGATCCAAAACAACTCGTCGTCGTCGGCGGCCACCGCGATGCCTGGACGTACGGCGCGGTCGATCCGATCAGCGGAACAGTCGATCTCCTGCAGCTCGGCCGGGCCTTCGGCAAACTCAAAAAAACGGGATGGGTCCCGCAGCGCAGCATCGTTATCGGCTCCTGGGACGGCGAAGAGCTCAATCTTTTCGGCAGCGATGAATGGGTCGCGCAGCACGAAGCGGAGTTGCGCGCGGGCTGCGTTGCCTATATGAACACCGACGAAGTGGCGTTCGGGCCGCGCTTCGGCGCCTATGCGACGCCCGATCTCTACGGCATGCTGCGCGACGCCGCCACCGCGGTGCGCGCGCCCGACGGGCGAATGCTCGATGCGTATTGGCACGATCAGGATTCCAAGCGCGCCGTCGAGGCCATCGGCGGCGGCAGCGACCACGAGCCGTTCGTCTATCACGAGAACCTGCCGGGCGCGGGCGCCGGTTTTGGCGGCCCGTTCGGTACCTATCACTCGGCGTACGACGATCCGTCTTCGCTGCGCTTGTTCGATCCGGGCATGCATCGCGCGGCTTCGATCGCTCGTTACACCTCGGTCGTGGTGATGCGTTTGGCCGACGCAACCTATCCGGATCTACGTCTGGGCGATGTGGCGCAGACGCTGGCCGATCGGATCGCGATCTTTGCAAAGGCGACGGATGCTCCGGCGCGTCGCGCCACGGTCGCCGCCGACCTGGGCGCGCAATCGGCCGCGTTCGTAACCGCCGCTAAAGCGCTCGACGCGCGCGCCGACGCCGATCTCGCGCGCGGCGACGCCGCCGCCGCGGCGGCGGACTATGGAAGCCTGCGCGCGGCCGAGGGCGCGTTCTACGATGCATCCACCGCGAAATGGCAGCGAAGCCTGTTGTACGATGTATCGGGATACGCATCGACCACGCTTCCCACACTCGAAACGACGCTCGACGCATCCGGCGGCGACGCCGCCCTGCGCCAACTCGACGATGCTTTCAAAGCCGCGACGCAAGCGGCGTCTCAGGGAGAATCGCACACGTGA